The proteins below come from a single Mya arenaria isolate MELC-2E11 chromosome 8, ASM2691426v1 genomic window:
- the LOC128242970 gene encoding uncharacterized protein LOC128242970 isoform X2 — protein MEMVLLLIALLPGLAIAGAPHYPIFGPGVGGVVPPYQHLQEYNDFGSMKAFVGKRYMDIPMNSMPGPVYQGINALPWTQFKGQMQNFPMYHNFIPNQPPMFHGGAGFPPNGNFGHQFCDTRVPWQIAHQAYWGTPNTEQFGENMGANQVAFPQGYYDDQGGWKPLPVDNPLEHIMSPNSGAQGQVAVNGAPYYDNNINWMPNRATSGVFGPNTGPEIQFGEQKKDDVKPNDNTNNKDNIVSMVQDGVQTPPNRQLRRKRSVAARVRSILLRDASGH, from the exons ATGGAGATGGTTCTACTGTTGATAGCCCTGTTGCCAGGACTGGCAATTGCCGGAGCTCCAC ATTACCCGATATTTGGCCCCGGTGTTGGCGGAGTTGTTCCCCCTTACCAGCATCTACAAGAATATAATGACTTTGGATCTATGAAAGCATTCGTTGGTAAGCGTTACATGGATATTCCCATGAATTCGATGCCAGGTCCTGTGTACCAGGGAATAAACGCATTGCCATGGACACAGTTTAAGGGGCAAATGCAAAACTTCCCCATGTATCACAACTTTATTCCCAACCAACCGCCGATGTTCCACGGAGGGGCAGGCTTCCCGCCAAATGGCAACTTCGGCCACCAGTTTTGTGACACACGGGTACCCTGGCAGATCGCCCATCAGGCCTACTGGGGCACACCAAACACGGAGCAGTTTGGCGAAAACATGGGTGCCAACCAGGTTGCTTTTCCACAAGGTTACTATGATGACCAGGGAGGATGGAAGCCACTTCCGGTGGACAATCCACTCGAACACATTATGTCACCCAATAGCGGTGCCCAGGGTCAGGTGGCGGTGAATGGTGCGCCTTACTATGACAACAACATAAATTGGATGCCGAACCGCGCCACGAGCGGGGTCTTCGGGCCGAACACAGGACCGGAAATCCAGTTCGGTGAACAGAAGAAAGATGATGTGAAGCCTAACGACAACACGAACAACAAGGACAACATAGTG TCGATGGTTCAAGACGGGGTCCAGACACCACCAAACCGTCAGCTGAGAAGGAAACGGTCAGTAGCCGCCAGGGTGCGCTCCATCCTTCTACGGGATGCCTCTGGACATTAA
- the LOC128242970 gene encoding uncharacterized protein LOC128242970 isoform X1 has translation MSFRNINLALLVTMEMVLLLIALLPGLAIAGAPHYPIFGPGVGGVVPPYQHLQEYNDFGSMKAFVGKRYMDIPMNSMPGPVYQGINALPWTQFKGQMQNFPMYHNFIPNQPPMFHGGAGFPPNGNFGHQFCDTRVPWQIAHQAYWGTPNTEQFGENMGANQVAFPQGYYDDQGGWKPLPVDNPLEHIMSPNSGAQGQVAVNGAPYYDNNINWMPNRATSGVFGPNTGPEIQFGEQKKDDVKPNDNTNNKDNIVSMVQDGVQTPPNRQLRRKRSVAARVRSILLRDASGH, from the exons TCTCGCGCTCCTGGTTACCATGGAGATGGTTCTACTGTTGATAGCCCTGTTGCCAGGACTGGCAATTGCCGGAGCTCCAC ATTACCCGATATTTGGCCCCGGTGTTGGCGGAGTTGTTCCCCCTTACCAGCATCTACAAGAATATAATGACTTTGGATCTATGAAAGCATTCGTTGGTAAGCGTTACATGGATATTCCCATGAATTCGATGCCAGGTCCTGTGTACCAGGGAATAAACGCATTGCCATGGACACAGTTTAAGGGGCAAATGCAAAACTTCCCCATGTATCACAACTTTATTCCCAACCAACCGCCGATGTTCCACGGAGGGGCAGGCTTCCCGCCAAATGGCAACTTCGGCCACCAGTTTTGTGACACACGGGTACCCTGGCAGATCGCCCATCAGGCCTACTGGGGCACACCAAACACGGAGCAGTTTGGCGAAAACATGGGTGCCAACCAGGTTGCTTTTCCACAAGGTTACTATGATGACCAGGGAGGATGGAAGCCACTTCCGGTGGACAATCCACTCGAACACATTATGTCACCCAATAGCGGTGCCCAGGGTCAGGTGGCGGTGAATGGTGCGCCTTACTATGACAACAACATAAATTGGATGCCGAACCGCGCCACGAGCGGGGTCTTCGGGCCGAACACAGGACCGGAAATCCAGTTCGGTGAACAGAAGAAAGATGATGTGAAGCCTAACGACAACACGAACAACAAGGACAACATAGTG TCGATGGTTCAAGACGGGGTCCAGACACCACCAAACCGTCAGCTGAGAAGGAAACGGTCAGTAGCCGCCAGGGTGCGCTCCATCCTTCTACGGGATGCCTCTGGACATTAA